From the genome of Paracoccus seriniphilus, one region includes:
- a CDS encoding type 1 glutamine amidotransferase codes for MRIGILQCGQSPEQLKGELGDYPEMFTRLLSGRGFQFDVYHVEEMQFPDDIHDADGWLLTGSRHGAYEDHAFIPPLEDLVRRIYAAGIPMVGICFGHQIIAQALGGKVIKHPRGWAVGAQDYDFGGKTVTLNAWHQDQVVALPPDAEVVGSNEFCQNAALVYGDRAFTVQAHPEFHDAFVQGLMDTRAKGVVPQPLLDRAAQRMGEPRDSDLLADRIETFFKMSRAAAEGAV; via the coding sequence ATGCGTATCGGCATACTTCAATGCGGCCAGTCGCCCGAACAGCTGAAGGGTGAACTGGGTGATTATCCCGAGATGTTCACCCGCCTTCTGTCCGGTCGCGGTTTCCAGTTCGATGTCTATCACGTCGAGGAAATGCAATTTCCCGATGACATTCACGACGCGGATGGCTGGCTGCTGACAGGGTCGCGCCATGGCGCCTATGAGGATCACGCCTTCATTCCGCCGCTTGAGGATCTGGTGCGGCGGATCTATGCGGCGGGGATTCCCATGGTCGGCATCTGCTTTGGCCATCAGATCATCGCGCAGGCATTGGGCGGCAAGGTCATCAAGCACCCCAGGGGCTGGGCGGTCGGCGCGCAGGACTACGATTTCGGCGGGAAGACCGTGACACTGAATGCCTGGCATCAGGATCAGGTCGTGGCGTTGCCCCCGGATGCCGAGGTCGTGGGCAGCAACGAATTTTGCCAGAATGCTGCCCTGGTCTATGGAGACAGGGCCTTCACGGTACAGGCGCATCCCGAATTCCATGACGCATTCGTGCAGGGTCTGATGGATACGCGCGCCAAGGGTGTAGTGCCCCAGCCTTTGCTGGACCGCGCGGCGCAGCGCATGGGAGAGCCCAGGGACTCGGACCTGCTGGCAGATCGGATTGAAACTTTTTTCAAGATGTCGCGGGCAGCGGCAGAGGGGGCGGTATGA
- the rplR gene encoding 50S ribosomal protein L18: MALKKQELFQKRRLRVRNKLRAMSNGRPRLSVHRSSKNISVQVIDDLKGVTLASASTLEKDLGFVGKNNVEAAAKVGATIAERAKKAGVEDVVFDRGGFIFHGKIKALADAAREGGLKF, from the coding sequence ATGGCACTGAAAAAGCAAGAGCTGTTCCAAAAGCGCCGCTTGCGCGTACGGAACAAACTGCGGGCGATGTCGAATGGCCGTCCGCGGCTGTCGGTTCACCGTTCGTCCAAGAACATTTCCGTTCAGGTCATCGACGACCTGAAAGGCGTGACCCTGGCTTCGGCCAGCACGCTGGAAAAGGATCTGGGCTTCGTGGGCAAGAACAACGTCGAAGCGGCCGCCAAGGTCGGTGCGACGATTGCCGAGCGGGCAAAGAAAGCCGGTGTCGAGGACGTCGTCTTCGACCGGGGTGGCTTTATCTTCCACGGCAAGATCAAGGCCCTGGCCGACGCTGCACGCGAAGGTGGCCTGAAGTTCTAA
- the rplF gene encoding 50S ribosomal protein L6 — protein sequence MSRIGKKPVELPKGVTAEVKGHVIEVKGPKGTRSFTATDDVDMAIDDGFVRVTPRGTSKRARQQWGMTRSMVENLAVGVSVGFKKELEIQGVGYRAQMQGKTLKLSLGYSHEVNFETPEGVTITAPKQTEVVVEGIDQQLVGQVAANIREWRRPEPYKGKGIRYKGEYVFRKEGKKK from the coding sequence ATGTCTCGGATTGGTAAGAAACCGGTCGAACTGCCCAAGGGCGTAACGGCCGAAGTCAAAGGTCATGTGATCGAAGTGAAGGGCCCCAAGGGCACCCGCAGCTTCACCGCGACCGATGACGTCGATATGGCAATCGACGACGGTTTCGTGCGGGTGACCCCGCGCGGAACGTCCAAGCGGGCCCGCCAGCAGTGGGGCATGACCCGCTCGATGGTGGAAAACCTGGCTGTGGGCGTGTCGGTTGGCTTCAAGAAAGAGCTGGAAATCCAGGGTGTGGGTTACCGGGCGCAGATGCAGGGCAAGACCCTGAAGCTGTCGCTGGGTTATTCGCATGAGGTGAATTTCGAAACGCCCGAGGGCGTGACGATCACGGCTCCGAAACAGACTGAAGTCGTTGTCGAAGGCATTGACCAGCAGCTGGTCGGCCAGGTTGCGGCAAACATTCGCGAGTGGCGTCGTCCCGAGCCTTACAAGGGCAAGGGCATCCGCTACAAGGGCGAGTATGTTTTCCGCAAGGAAGGCAAGAAGAAGTAA
- the rpmD gene encoding 50S ribosomal protein L30, which yields MAKTIVVKQIGSPLRRPAIQRATLKGLGLNKMNRTRELEDTPSVRGMVAKIPHLVTIIEEKN from the coding sequence ATGGCAAAAACCATCGTCGTCAAGCAGATCGGTTCGCCGCTGCGCCGCCCCGCCATTCAGCGCGCGACGCTGAAAGGTCTGGGCCTGAACAAGATGAACCGCACCCGTGAGTTGGAAGATACTCCCTCGGTGCGCGGAATGGTTGCCAAGATCCCGCATCTTGTCACCATCATCGAAGAAAAGAACTGA
- the rpsH gene encoding 30S ribosomal protein S8 codes for MSMNDPLGDMLTRIRNAQMRGKSTVRTPASKLRAWVLDVLKSEGYIRGYEEVTTATGHTELEIGLKYFDGTPVIRELSRVSTPGRRVYAGAKEIPQVRQGLGVSIVSTPKGVMSDAAARNANVGGEVLCTVF; via the coding sequence ATGTCGATGAACGATCCTCTCGGCGATATGCTGACCCGCATCCGCAATGCGCAGATGCGTGGCAAATCGACCGTGCGCACCCCGGCCTCCAAGCTTCGCGCTTGGGTTCTGGACGTGCTGAAATCCGAAGGTTACATCCGCGGCTACGAGGAAGTGACCACTGCTACCGGCCATACTGAGCTGGAAATCGGCCTGAAATACTTCGACGGCACCCCGGTCATCCGGGAATTGTCTCGCGTATCGACGCCTGGCCGCCGCGTTTACGCCGGCGCCAAGGAAATCCCGCAGGTCCGTCAGGGTCTGGGCGTTTCGATCGTGTCGACGCCGAAAGGTGTCATGTCGGACGCAGCGGCTCGCAACGCCAACGTTGGCGGCGAAGTCCTCTGCACGGTATTCTAA
- the rpsE gene encoding 30S ribosomal protein S5 — MAERDNRRGRRDDRDETPEFADRLVAINRVSKTVKGGKRFGFAALVVVGDQRGRVGFGKGKAKEVPEAIRKATEQAKRNMIRVPLRDGRTLHHDIEGRHGAGKVVMRTAVPGTGIIAGGPMRAVFEMLGVQDVVAKSLGSQNPYNMIRATLHGLKLGSSPRAVAQRRGKKVAEILPSQDKAPAATAGTDATVTSAAQA; from the coding sequence ATGGCAGAACGTGACAACCGTCGGGGCCGTCGTGATGATCGCGACGAAACTCCGGAATTCGCCGATCGCCTTGTAGCGATCAACCGTGTGTCCAAGACCGTCAAAGGTGGTAAGCGTTTCGGCTTTGCTGCTCTTGTGGTTGTGGGCGATCAACGTGGCCGCGTCGGCTTTGGCAAAGGTAAGGCCAAAGAGGTTCCCGAGGCGATCCGCAAGGCGACCGAACAGGCGAAGCGCAACATGATCCGCGTGCCGCTGCGTGATGGCCGCACCCTGCACCACGATATCGAGGGCCGTCACGGCGCTGGCAAGGTCGTGATGCGGACGGCAGTTCCCGGTACCGGGATCATCGCCGGTGGTCCGATGCGTGCCGTCTTTGAAATGCTGGGCGTTCAGGACGTCGTGGCCAAGTCGTTGGGGTCGCAAAACCCTTACAACATGATCCGCGCAACGCTGCATGGTCTGAAGCTGGGTTCCAGCCCGCGGGCCGTCGCTCAGCGTCGTGGCAAGAAGGTTGCCGAGATCCTGCCGTCGCAGGACAAGGCACCTGCCGCGACCGCCGGAACCGACGCAACCGTAACCTCGGCTGCACAGGCGTAA
- a CDS encoding glutamine synthetase family protein translates to MNADWLEKAPQAARDYLAERRLDEVECIVADIAGVARGKAMPASKFMRQDKFYLPNSIFLQTITGEWAENPAGAFTEPDMILTPDYSTAAAAPWTADWTMQVIHDAHDQQGNPVPIAPRNVLKRIVKLYEEKGWKPVVAPEMEFFLVARNTDPNQPIIPPMGRTGRRAAAKQAYSMSAVDEYGKVIDDIYDFAESQGFEIDGILQEGGAGQVEINLAHGDPVALADEMFYFKRLIREAALRHDCFATFMAKPIEGEPGSAMHIHHSVVDRETGQNIFSDAEGRETEAFMHFIGGMQRHLPAAIALLAPYVNSYRRYVPDFAAPINLEWGRDNRTTGLRVPISGAEARRVENRLAGMDCNPYLGIAASLACGYLGLTEKKDPRAEYKGDAYMSQGELPYNLGDALDLMTASQAMRDILGDEFVDLFVAVKRNEYNEFLQVISPWEREHLLLNV, encoded by the coding sequence ATGAATGCGGACTGGCTGGAAAAGGCGCCGCAGGCTGCACGGGATTATCTGGCGGAACGGCGACTGGACGAGGTGGAGTGCATCGTGGCCGATATTGCCGGTGTCGCCCGTGGCAAGGCCATGCCGGCGTCGAAATTCATGCGGCAGGACAAGTTCTATCTGCCCAACTCGATCTTTCTGCAGACCATCACCGGGGAATGGGCTGAAAACCCTGCCGGTGCCTTCACCGAACCGGACATGATCCTGACGCCGGATTACAGCACGGCGGCAGCGGCCCCCTGGACGGCGGATTGGACCATGCAGGTCATCCATGACGCCCATGATCAGCAGGGCAATCCGGTGCCGATTGCCCCGCGCAATGTGCTCAAACGGATCGTCAAGCTTTATGAGGAAAAGGGCTGGAAGCCCGTCGTCGCGCCGGAAATGGAGTTCTTCCTGGTGGCGCGCAATACCGATCCCAATCAGCCGATCATTCCGCCCATGGGGCGCACGGGACGCCGGGCGGCGGCCAAACAGGCCTATTCCATGTCGGCCGTGGATGAATATGGCAAGGTCATTGATGACATCTATGATTTCGCCGAGAGCCAGGGCTTCGAAATCGACGGAATCCTGCAAGAGGGCGGGGCCGGGCAGGTCGAAATCAACCTGGCCCATGGCGACCCCGTCGCGCTGGCTGATGAGATGTTCTATTTCAAGCGGTTGATCCGCGAGGCAGCCCTGCGCCATGATTGCTTTGCCACCTTCATGGCCAAGCCCATCGAAGGAGAGCCGGGCAGTGCGATGCATATCCACCATTCGGTCGTGGATCGCGAAACCGGGCAGAATATCTTTTCCGATGCCGAGGGGCGGGAAACCGAGGCCTTCATGCATTTCATCGGCGGCATGCAGCGGCATCTGCCGGCGGCGATTGCCCTGCTGGCGCCCTATGTGAACAGCTATCGCCGCTATGTTCCCGACTTTGCCGCGCCGATCAATCTGGAGTGGGGGCGTGACAATCGCACCACGGGTTTGCGGGTGCCGATTTCGGGGGCCGAGGCACGGCGCGTTGAAAACCGGTTGGCCGGAATGGACTGCAACCCCTATCTGGGAATCGCGGCCTCGCTGGCCTGCGGGTATCTGGGTCTGACCGAGAAAAAGGATCCGCGCGCCGAATACAAGGGTGACGCCTATATGTCTCAGGGCGAGCTGCCCTATAATCTGGGTGATGCGCTTGATCTGATGACGGCAAGTCAGGCCATGCGGGACATTCTGGGTGACGAATTCGTGGATCTGTTCGTTGCGGTAAAGCGCAATGAATACAATGAATTCCTGCAGGTCATCAGCCCGTGGGAACGCGAGCACCTGCTGTTGAACGTATGA
- a CDS encoding aminotransferase class V-fold PLP-dependent enzyme, with amino-acid sequence MSAIDPDGLQEFSVVFTDRSLNHMSQRFQKVMRDLSASLREVYGADQVAIVPGGGTFAMESVARQFGLDAHAFVVRNGWFSYRWSQIFETSGIARETTVAMARPAGNDPQPAYAPPPIEEVTSSIRKARPDVVFAPHVETSAGLILPDDYITALAEAAHEVGALMVLDCIASGAVWVDMQKTGVDVLISAPQKGWSASPSAGLVMLSRRAGERLEQTQSDSFALDLKKWRSIMAAYEDGGHAYHATMPTDALTGLRDAVAETREMGLEAARQAQWQLGDGVRALLAEKGLRSVAAAGFGAPGVVVSYTRDPDIKSGKKFAEQGLQIAAGVPLAVNEGDDFSTFRLGLFGLDKLKDVEGTIERLRAAIDKLL; translated from the coding sequence ATGTCAGCCATTGACCCGGACGGGCTGCAGGAGTTCTCGGTCGTCTTCACCGATCGCTCGCTCAACCATATGTCGCAACGCTTCCAGAAGGTCATGCGCGACCTCTCGGCCTCGCTGCGCGAGGTCTATGGCGCAGATCAGGTCGCCATTGTCCCCGGCGGTGGAACATTTGCGATGGAATCGGTGGCACGACAGTTCGGCCTGGATGCCCATGCCTTTGTCGTCCGCAATGGCTGGTTCAGCTATCGCTGGAGCCAGATTTTTGAAACCTCCGGCATTGCGCGGGAAACCACCGTCGCCATGGCGCGCCCCGCCGGCAACGACCCGCAACCCGCCTATGCACCCCCACCCATCGAAGAGGTCACCTCAAGCATTCGGAAAGCCCGCCCCGATGTGGTCTTCGCGCCCCATGTCGAGACCTCGGCCGGGCTGATCCTGCCCGACGATTACATCACCGCATTGGCCGAAGCCGCCCATGAGGTCGGCGCACTGATGGTGCTGGACTGCATCGCTTCGGGCGCGGTCTGGGTGGACATGCAGAAAACCGGGGTCGATGTGCTGATCTCGGCACCGCAAAAGGGCTGGTCTGCCTCGCCTTCGGCCGGTCTGGTGATGCTGTCCCGGCGCGCCGGGGAACGGCTGGAGCAGACCCAAAGCGACAGTTTCGCGCTGGACCTGAAGAAATGGCGCAGCATCATGGCGGCTTACGAGGACGGCGGTCACGCCTATCACGCGACCATGCCGACCGACGCCCTGACCGGTTTGCGCGACGCCGTGGCGGAAACCCGCGAAATGGGATTGGAAGCGGCACGGCAAGCGCAGTGGCAACTGGGCGATGGCGTGCGCGCCCTGCTGGCCGAAAAGGGGCTGCGTTCGGTAGCGGCAGCGGGCTTTGGCGCGCCGGGCGTTGTCGTATCCTATACGCGGGACCCGGATATCAAATCCGGCAAGAAATTTGCCGAGCAGGGCCTGCAGATCGCCGCAGGTGTGCCGCTGGCCGTCAATGAAGGCGACGATTTCTCGACCTTCCGGCTGGGGCTGTTCGGGCTGGACAAGCTGAAGGATGTCGAGGGCACGATCGAACGTCTGCGCGCAGCAATCGACAAGCTGCTGTAG
- the rpsN gene encoding 30S ribosomal protein S14 has product MAKKSMVEREKKRQRMVAKYAEKRAALNAIVKDQSLPMEERFKATLKLAELPRNSSPTRLHNRDQLTGRPKAYYRKLKLSRISLRELASNGLVPGMVKSSW; this is encoded by the coding sequence ATGGCAAAGAAATCGATGGTTGAGCGCGAGAAAAAGCGCCAGCGCATGGTCGCCAAGTATGCCGAGAAACGGGCTGCTTTGAACGCGATCGTCAAGGATCAGTCCCTTCCGATGGAAGAGCGGTTCAAGGCTACGCTGAAACTGGCTGAATTGCCCCGCAATTCGTCGCCGACGCGGCTTCACAACCGTGACCAGCTGACCGGACGCCCGAAGGCGTATTACCGGAAACTGAAACTCAGCCGGATCTCACTGCGCGAGCTTGCCTCGAACGGTTTGGTTCCGGGTATGGTCAAATCTAGCTGGTAA